The Parabacteroides timonensis sequence AGAGAAACACGATGTATGCTTTATCGCTGAAGTGTATAACCCGAACGAATACCGCAATTATATTTTCAACGGCCATTTCGATTATCTGTATGATAAGGTAGGCCTGTACGACACCATACGTGCCGTGATGTGTAACCAGGCTCCGGCAACTAATATTTCCGGCTGCTGGCAAGCCCTGGAAGGTATACAGCCACACATGCTGAATTTCCTCGAAAACCATGACGAGCAGCGCGTGGCGTCTTACTTTTTTGCCGGTGATCCGCGCCCGGGTATTCCGGGTATGATCCTGTCGGCCACCATGAACACCAATCCGGTGATGATTTATAGCGGTCAGGAACTGGGTGAGCCGGGCATGGACGAAGAAGGGTTCAGCGGGCGTGACGGCCGTACCACGATATTCGATTATTGGAGTGTGGAAAGCTTGCGTAACTGGATCAACGATGGCGCTTTCGATGGCGGCAAACTGACTTCCGAGCAACGTCTTCTTCGTACGAAGTATGCAAAAATACTGAACATCGCTAAAACAGAACAGGTTATTACCCTGGGGGCGTTCTACGACCTGATGTATGCCAACTCGCGTAATCCGTATTTTAACGCGAACCGCCAGTATGTGTTTATGCGTAAATACCTGAACGAAGTGTTGCTGGTTGTTGTCAATTTCGATAAGAGCGAGCAGACCGTACGGGTGAAAATTCCATCGGAAGCGTTTCATTCGCTGGGATTTGACGATAATAGGGCTGCTGTCCTGACCGATTTACTGACAGGAGAGACGAGTATCAGCACACTGACGGCGGCTTGTCCGTTCCAGCTGACTCTTCCTGCCTATTCCGGTAAGCTACTGAAGTTTACGTATAAGAAATAATTGGTTTACATACGAAATACTGATAAGAGGGGCGGGGGTGACTCGCCCTTCTTGTTGAAAGTTTTCTGAAGATAAGGAGATTATTGCAAATAAGTTTTGTACTTTTGCACCACAATTCAAATCTATTTACTTAAGATAAATATTCGGAATAATGAGTGCACAAACTCCTTTCTTGGTGTTTTCGGGAACCAACTCCCGGTATCTTGCAGAGAAAATTTGCAATAGTCTTGGTTGTCCTCTGGGACAGATGAACATTCAACACTTTGCTGACGGTGAATTTTCAGTTTCTTACGAAGAGTCTATCCGCGGCCGCGATGTGTTCCTGGTTCAATCAACATTTCCTAATTCGGACAATCTGATGGAGCTTCTCCTGATGATTGATGCTGCTAAACGTGCTTCTGCACACTCTGTAATTGCTGTCGTTCCTTATTTTGGTTGGGCCCGTCAGGACAGAAAGGATAAACCCCGTGTGTCTATCGGTGCGAAACTGATCGCTGATATGTTGAGTACAGCCGGTATCGACCGTTTGATTACTATGGACTTGCATGCTGACCAGATCCAGGGATTCTTTAATGTTCCGGTGGATCATTTGTATGCTTCTTCCATCTTCCTTGATTATATTAAAAACGAACTGCCTCTCGATAACTTGTGTATCGCGACTCCGGATGTGGGTGGTACGAAACGTGCCAGCAGCTATTCCAAGTATCTGGGATTACCGATGGTTATCTGTCATAAGTCACGTTTACGTGCCAATGAGGTGGCAGAAATGCGTATCATTGGTGATGTAGAAGGTCTGGATGTCCTTTTGGTAGACGATATGGTGGATACAGCCGGTACAATCACGAAGGCTGCCAACCTGATGTTGGAGAACGGTGCGAAGTCGGTTCGCGCTATTGCCAGCCACGCTGTTATGTCTGATCCGGCTTCAACACGTGTTGACCAGTCGGCGCTGACTGAAATGATCTTTACAGACTCTATTCCTTACGCTAAGAAATGCGAAAAGGTGAAGGTATTGTCTGTCGCTGATATGTTTGCCGAAGCAATCCGTCGTGTTTGCAGTGGCGAGTCTATCAGTTCTTTGTATGCTATTTGATTTTATATAAAATAATAAACAGGCACGGATTACACATTTATTTGTGGTTCCGTGCCTGTTTTTTTATGCTTATTCCCCGATATATCCTTTCAGGGCATTGACATAGTTTTCGAATGCCTGCCTGCCGGGAGGTGCTATGCGGCAGGTGGTACGGGGTTTCTTTCCAACAAAACTTTTTTCAACTTCTATATAGCCGGCTTCGCTCAGTTTATCTATCTGCACACTCAGGTTGCCGGCCGTTGCCTGTGTCTTTTCTTTCAGGTAGACAAAATCTGCCTCCTCGACAGAAAGAAGTATAGACATCACGGCGAGCCGTAATTGAGAGTGGAGTAGCGGATCTAGTTCTTTAAACATTGCTTTTGAGCTTTATTGTTGACGATATGTCCGGGTATGATCATCATAAACACGAACGATAAACCGAAGTAAAGATACCATAAAGTGGTCGCTTTTTCGCCAATTATCAGCATGGTTAGCATATAGATTGCGATAATAAAAGCGATCAGAGGTGTATAAGTCATCCAGCGCTCCTGTATGATAATTCCGGTAATGGAAACGCCGATTCCGCAATAAATCAAAGAGAGCGGCAGCATCAGGATAAAGTCGATATACCGGGCGAAACTAAATTCGATGATACCGATCGTCAGAAAAGTAACGATGAACATCCAGCCCATTACCTGCCATACCTGAGAAATGACTTTGTCGGTGTAAGTTACAACTTTCGGAGGCCTTTGTCTTTGTCTGTAAGACATTATCGGCCATATAACGAACATCAGCATCCATCCCCAACTCCATATAAAGTTGTGTGTAAGACTAATCAGTACAAATAAAACGATCGATAGGACGGTTGTGAAATAGCCATATATTAGCATGATATTCCCTTGTCCAATCTCCATGTTCTTTTTACTGGAGTTTATCATTTGAGTGATGAGCGCTAGGCTCTCTTTCTCGTTTAGTGTTCTTTCTTCCATGATTTTATTTATTTTTTATTTTGTTCTTAATATGTTGTTCAAAGATAATGTCATTGTTTTTAACGGTCAATCATTCCGGTTTATTTTTCGTTTAACCGGTTTCTTTCCGAGTCGGAACTCCGTTCCACCGTCTTCTTTTTGATCTTCTTGCCGTTGTTGAAGTTCCAGGTCAGGGAAACTTTGAATGTACGTCCCAGGTTGCCGCTTTCGTAATGGCTCCGTGTCGTATATGCATCGATATGACTCACGAAATTATTGTAGCGGTTGAAGATGTTATTGACCGATGCCGTTAACAGGAAACGGTTACCGGCGAATTTTTTTCGTGCAGACAGGCTGAATATATGGCGGGAGGCGATTTCACTGTTCCCGGAATATAGGCGGCTTGTTCCGTTGTACTGAGCTTCCAGCGTGATGTCTTCCGGTAATTGGAAAGATGTGTTCACGTTGGCAAAGGCCAGATAATGATGTGCGAAAGCGGCTTCTTCCGTCATGCGGATATCTTGCTTTACACCTACGAAATTAGCCGTCAGATCGAGCCACGGGGTCGGTTGCAGCGGTATGTTGGCTGCGACGAACCAATGGTTTTCGATGTCGTGGTTTTCATAGGTGATGTAGGATATGTCCGGATCGGTTGCATCTTGTTTACAGAATTCGCGGATCAAGTCGTGGTGCAGGCTACCGCCGATAGTCAGTGTATAACGGTAATTGTAGACTATGGTGGCGCTGAAACGGTTGATATACGTTGGTTTCAGATACGGATTGCCGATGTTATAGCTGTAATCGGAAGTCTGAAGGCGGTTCGGATTGAGCGTATAGAATGCCGGGCGTTCGATATTGCGGGCATATTGTCCGACAAGCATCCATGTTTTCAGGTTGTTGAAAGCGTATGTGATATTCAGGTTCGGGAAAAGATCGAAATAATCCCGGTCGATGTGGTCGCTTTTATTGGAAGTCCGGGTATATTCTCCCCTTACTCCTGCGATGAACGACCAACGGTTGACATCGGCAGAAAAGGAAACGTATGCTCCGAAGATGTTCTCTTTATATTTGAGTGCGTATCCGTATCCCGGGTTTACGTTCCATTGTTGGTTTTCCGACAAGCCTTCGTAGCATGCGTTATCGTCCATGAATGTATAGGTGTACTTCAGGCCGGTGTTCAGTGATATTCCCTTTTTAAGATGCTTCCTGAGCGCGATGTCCGATGTGACGATCTGGTAGGTTGCATCCGAATTGCTCCTGTATGTACTGTCTTTATTCCATTCTTTCTGCATGGTGTAGTAGTTGTTCTTTCCGGTTGACTTTTTATTGGCGTAATCCGTGATCAGTTTAAGGACGGAACCTTTATTGTCGAGCTTATGCAGGTAGTTTACCGTGGCGGATAATGTATTATAGTCGTCTTTCTGATAATAATCTCCTGTACTGTTCAATAGAAAACCTTGTTTCGTTAATTCCGTTTCGCTGTAAGAACTACTTTTGGAAACTTGTCCGATATATTCTATTTCTGCACCTATACTGTTAAGTGTGTCGATTTCAAAAATGGAGCTGATACGTCCGGTTCCGTAGTTCGAACGGGTATCGAATTCGGAAAGACTCGAAAAACGGTCGCTGTCGTTCGTGTATTCTCTGGAGGAAGTCATTTCGCTATTGTTCTTAGGTGTGAAAGAACCTGATGCTGCTGCATTTACCGTCCATTTCCCCATACGGGCGTTTAATGTCGCGGAAGGCAGATAACGGTTTAGGGAAGATGATAAAACCGTCCCCATCATTATATTTCCCTGCACGCCGTTGTACTGTCGTTGCCGGAGTGTGATCGAAATGATCCCGCCACGGGAACTGGCTTCATATTCTGCCCCGGCAATGGGAATGACTTCTATCCGTTTGATCTCTTCTGATTTCATGGAACGTAAGTAGGAGAGAAGTTCTTCGCCGGTGAGTTTAATCTCTCGGTTGTCGACAAATACTTTTGTACCCTGCGCACCATTTATGGATATGTTTTCGTCCGTCAGCCATACGCCGGGAGCCTGTGAGAGTAACTCGGTTCCGTCTTTGCCGCTGGAAGGGGAAACGGATAATATGAAGCGATCGGCTTTTCGTTCAATGTTTTTAGCTTGTACCACGACCTCTTTCAATGCATAGGAGGATTGTTTCAGTGAAATGGTATCGGGGTGGGAGAGCGGTAACCGAATGGTTTTCCGCACCGGATCGTATCCGAGACATTGGGTGACGACGGTATAAGTTCCGTTTTCTACTTCCAGTTTGAAGTCACCTTTATCATTGGTCGTAACTCCGGCTTTCTGTATATCATCTTTCAGCAGAACAATGGTGGCATATTCAATCCTTTTTCCCGGTTCATCCGTTATATGTCCGGAGTAAACCGTCATTCCTGCCGGCTTTTGGGCTATGCCCGAAAAGCTGGCAGCGAAGATGAACAGGAGGAACGAGGTACTTTTCATGGTATTATTCGCTTGAAGGATAATATAATTTAAGCTTGACTGTCTCTTCTTCTTTTTGAGTTTTGCAATTTTTCATGACATATCCTTCGGCCGGTTTATGGTCGTCTGTGAAATCCATTTTATGATTGCCGTTCTCATCGTGGAAGACTGAGAGGTCGAACTGTTCCCATTCTACGTTTTCGAGTGTGACGGTGGCTTCTCCTTTTTCAGGTTTGGCCATACCGTATACAGGTTTGCTTTCTTTTCCTGACTGGGCCATGACGAGGATCATGCCGTTATCTCCCCGGATATTACTGATTTTTACTGTAATGGTCCGCGACCAGGCCATGCTACCGGTAAAAAACATTGCCATGATAATTAGTAATATTGTCCGTTTCATTTTTCTTCCTCCTCTTCTTTAATCATATAATGACTAGCGATCTCTAATCCCAGATTGATGCCCCAACCGGCTATTACCCACAAAACCCACCAGTAATATGGACTTGTGACATAATTAACTACTGCCAAAAAGCTGCATATAACGATATAGCGGAGGATATTCATCTTCAGCTGTGCTGGAAATGAATTGTTTTTCTTGTTTGAGTTTACTGTTGCTTCCATTGTCGTTGTCTCTTTAATTGTTGTCTGTAAATTGGTTTATATTATAAACCACATATAGATTAAAAAAGTGCAAGGAGTTGCGCATTTCTCACTTACACACCGCAAATATAAAATAGTTTATAATATAAACCAAATAAAACAGGAAAAAAATAGACTGATCTGGTATAAATTTATTTTTCTATCCTATCTGAAGTAGATTACATGGCGTACTAAATGAAATTACTATGGCGGGTAATCAGTGGTTGATAACCATCAACCGAACGGCTGATAATTATCAACCATGCGGTTGACGGTTATCGATCGTATGGCTGACAATTATCGGCCATTAAAAACTACTTGGAATAAATGAGATGAGTTTAGGTCAAACTTCTTGTTTGTAAGCGCTTTAGGTAATAAAAGAGTACATAAAATGTGAATGTACTCTTTTATTATTTAAAATAGATCGGCATGAGAACCGGTATCTGTGAATAAAAGTATTAATTCCGTATCGTTTTGGTCCCAGACCAACAACCAGTCCGATTGGATATGGTATTCCCACAGGCCTTCATATTTACCACTTAATTTGTGTGGGCGGTATTCTACAGGGAGGTTTCCGGTTGTTTCAAGAAGTTTGGATACTTTTTCGAATATGGAAATGTTGTATCCTCTTTTTTTTACAGAGCTTCAAATCTTTTTTGAATTTACCTGTATAGTTGAGTGTGTATTTCTTGTTCATCCGAAAATTTGTTTCATCATATCCTCTGTACTTTCAGCATGATAGATTCTTCCGGCTTTCACGTCTTCCAATGCTTCATCCAGTCCACATTTCTTTTCTTTGCGAACAGTGATGCTTCCTCCCATGCTTTTTATCAGTTTACGTATAGCAGATACGTATTTTTCGGGAATGGAGATTTCGAATGTTTTTAAAGTTGTTGGTTCCATAGTTGTTTATATTATAGTCTGATACAAAGATAAGTATAATTATTGACAAAGGTTTATTTTTCTTCGTCGATTATCATACCGCTACCCAGGCAGAGATGATGGTCTTTGTCGTAGACAACACCGTACTGGCCGGGGGCGATTCCCTGTATTTTGTTCTCGGACTCGATGCGATATAAATCTCCGATACGGCGGATACGTCCCAGGGTAAAGTCCGGTGTATGGCGGATTTTGAAGGTGATTTCCTTCTCGTCGGTAAACTCTCCCCACGGGTCTTCGGTGATGAAGTCGAAACCATGCAGGTTGATCGTTTTGCCGTATTGTGTTTCCGGGTCGTAGCCGTTGGAGACGTAGATGATATTACGTTTGATATCTTTCTTGATAACGAACCAGGGGCCGCCGCTCAATCCGAGACCTTTGCGCTGTCCGATCGTGTGAAACCAGTAGCCGTTGTGTTTGCCTAAGACTTTACCCGTTTCCAATTCGACGATCTTGCCGACACGTTTTCCCAGGTAACGTTCGATAAAGTCATTATAGTTGATCTTGCCGAGGAAACAGATACCCTGGCTGTCCTTACGCATGGCGCTGGGCAACTTCTGTTCGGCGGCGATGGCGCGTACTTCGGATTTCATGAGGTGACCGATCGGAAACATCAGCTTCTGGATTTGCAGACGGGTGATTTGTCCGAGGAAGTCGGTCTGGTCCTTTACCGGGTCTTTAGCGGTAGAAAGCCATACTTTGCCGTCTATCTCGGTCGTTGTGGCGTAATGGCCGGTTGCGATCTTGTCGAAGTCTTTTCCCCATTTCTCTTCGAAGCAGCCGAACTTGATAAATTTGTTGCACATCATGTCCGGGTTGGGAGTGAGGCCGCGCTTCACCGAGTCGATCGTGTAGCTGACCACCTTGTCCCAATATTCGTCATGCAGGGATACCACTTCCATGCGGCAACCGTATTTGCGTGCTATATAAGATGTTATTTCTATGTCTTCTTCGGCAGGGCAGTCGATATATCCGTCTTTATCTTCCATACCGATACGGATATAGAAGATGGTAGGATCGTATCCTGCCTCCTTCAACTGATGGACAACTACAGAGCTGTCCACACCTCCTGATACTAATGCTGCTATTTCCATTCTTTCTAAATATATCGGCTACAAAGGTACAAAATATTAGGGTGATATTCCTATGGCTTCGATTTATTCGTTACCTTTGCGGGAGAGCCCTTCGTTGTAATACTTCAGAAAAAACAAAAGAGTTATTATAAATAATATGAGAAATACAATAGTATCGCTTATGACAGCAATGGCATTGACTGCTTGTGCTGGTCCGAAAGAAAATAAAGGACAGGCACCGCAGGAGGATTTTAATTATGTGGTAGACCAGTTCGCCGACCTGCAGATTCTTCGTTATCAGGTTCCCGGATTCGAGTCTCTTTCACTGAAACAAAAACAGTTATTATATCATTTGTCGCAGGCTGCGCTGATGGGGCGTGATATATTCTTTGATCAGAATTGTCGCTATAACCTGCCGATCCGTCGCACACTGGAGACGATTTACACAACGTATAAAGGAAACCGGGAAGATGCGCAGTTCAAGGCGCTGGAGACTTACCTGAAACGGGTGTGGTTTTCAAGCGGCATCCATCATCATTATGCAGAGGATAAGTTTGTTCCCGGATTTACACCTGAGTTTTTCAAGAGTTGTCTGGAACAGGTAGACGTGGCTAATCTTCCTTTACGTGAAGGGCAGACACTGGAGCAGTTTGTCGCTGAGATATCTCCGGTGATCTTTGATCCGTCCGTATTGGCGAAGCGTACCGTGCAGAGCGGTGATCAGGATCTGATTCTGGCATCCGCCAATAATTACTATGGCGGAGGTGTTACCGAGAAAGAGGTGGAAGACTTTTATACTGCCATGAAAGCGGGAAAAGATACTATCACCCCGATTTCTTACGGTCTGAACAGCCGTTTGGTGAAAGAGAACGGAAAGATCGTTGAGAAGGTGTGGAAAGTCGGCGGCCTTTATTCGGCAGCCATCGAACAGATAGTCGGCGAGTTGCAGAAAGCTGTGCCTTTTGCCGAGAACGATGCACAGAAAGCAATCATCGAAAAACTGATCGAATACTATCAGACAGGCGATCTGAAGACGTTTGATGCTTATTCCATCCTTTGGGTAGAAGATACGACATCCGATGTGGACTTTGTAAACGGCTTTATCGAAACTTACGGCGATCCGCTGGGAATGAAGGCCAGCTGGGAATCAACCGTGAACTTTATCAACAAGGAAGCGACAAAGCGTACAAAGATTATCAGCGACAACGCACAATGGTTTGAAGACCATTCCCCAGTAGACAAACGTTTCAAAAAAGAAAAGGTGAAGGGTGTAAGCGCCAAGGTGATTACCATCGCTATGCTGGGAGGCGATTGCTATCCGGCAACTCCGATCGGCATCAATCTGCCGAATGCAGACTGGATACGCCGCGACCACGGTTCGAAATCAGTTACTATCGAGAATATAACGGAAGCCTACGATAAGGCTTCGCAAGGCAATGGTTTTAGCGAAGAGTTCGTTTGGAGTGACGTTGAACGTGAGGCGTTGAAGAAATACGGATTTATCACGGATAATTTACATACGGATTTGCACGAATGTCTGGGACATGGTTCCGGTAAACTGTTGCCGGATACGGAATCCGGAGCCTTGAAAGCGTACGATTCTACGCTTGAAGAAGCTCGTGCCGACTTGTTCGGATTGTATTATCTGGGTGATCCGAAATTAGTGGAATTAGGTTTGGTGCCGGATGCAGAAGCATATAAGGCAGAGTATTATAAGTATATTATGAATGGCCTGATGACACAACTTGTCCGTATCGAAGCCGGTAAGAATGTGGAAGAAGCCCACATGCGTAACCGTCAGTTGATTGCTCAATGGGCCTACGAGAACGGTAAAGCCGATAACGTGATCGAATATAAGAAACGTGACGGCAAAACATACGTAATTGTAAACGATTACGAAAAACTCCGTAATCTCTTCGGTACGTTACTGGCTGAAGTACAGCGAATCAAGAGCGAAGGCGATTTTGCATCCGGAAAGAAACTGGTGGAAGATTATGGCGTAAAAGTAGACCAGACATTACACGACGAAGTGCTTGCCCGTTATGCTAAACTGAACCTGGCTCCTTACAAAGGTTTTGTGAACCCGGTTATGAAAGAGGTGAAGAACGATAACGGAGAAGTGACCGATATCGTCCTCGATTATACCGAAGGTTACACGGACCAGATGCTTCGTTACAGTAACGATTATTCATTCCTCCCATCTTACAACGACTAAGCTATGTTGCAGGAACAATTAAGAGAAATAAAAATCCAGCTCCGCATGGCAATGAATGGCGTTACATCCACCAGCATGCGCGAGAAGGGGATAAACTATAAACTGAACTTCGGTGTTCCTCTGCCCGAAATAAAGCAGATTGCTGCTATGCACGAACCCGGTTCGGAGCTGGCAGCGGCTCTGTGGAAAGAAGATATCCGTGAGTTCAAGATACTGGCATCCATGTTACAGCCTGCGGATGATTTTCCTTTCGATCAGGCAAAGCAATGGGTGAAAGAAATACCCTATCTGGAAATCGCAGAGCAATGCAGCCGTAATCTGTTTTGCAAGTTGACTTATGTCGATAACCTTCTTTTGGGATTAATCTTCAATGTGGAAGACGAGTATGCCCGTACGGTGGCTTATCTGATTTGGGCGGAACTGTTCAAGGAGGGGAAAACGGTGGTTGCACCTGTAAGAGCTGCATTTATTGTGGAATGTATGCGGACGATCGCCTGGTCCGACTTCGGCGCTACCTGGAAAGAGAAGCAGGCAGCTGTGAAAGCAATGAAATTTTACGGTCGCCAGTCTGCCGATCATGCCAAGCAAATGTTAAGTGGTTTCGATGAGTTTCCGGAGTTCATGGATACGCCGGAAGGACAGGAAATATATAATGATTTAAAATTTGAATTTGAATATTATAGCTAAGGCTTTGCGTTTAAAATAAATGCGCTAACTTTGTCGGTCGCGTAGAGTCGCAACGAAATGGATGAAAAGAAGTACATAGAGATGAAGCAGTCGTTTACGGAGTATCTGACTGAGAAAAAACTACGAAAGACGGAGGAAAGATATGCTATATTTGAATGCATATGTCGTTTCTCGGGTCATTTCGACATGTACTCACTCCAGGAAAAACTGGAAGAGACGAACTTCCATGTGAGCAAGGCAACGCTTTACAATACGCTGGACGTGCTGGAAGACGGTGGCCTGATCGTGCGGCATCAACTCAACGCCCAATCGGTTCAATACGAACTCCGGGCTTTGGCGGAAACGCATCTTCATCTGATCTGTATGAAGTGCGGGGCGATCCGGGAAATGAAAGACAGTATGCTGAAAAAGGATGTCAACAATCTGAAGATATCCCGTTTCACACCTGAGTTTCATGCGTTGTATATTTATGGGATATGCAGTAAATGCAAGTTCAAGCTTCAGCAGAAGAATGGTAAATAAGAATATTAATAGTCTATTATAAAGATAACATGAAAGTAGATGTTTTATTAGGATTGCAATGGGGTGACGAGGGCAAAGGTAAAGTTGTCGACGTGCTGACTCCGAATTACGATGTAATCACTCGTTTTCAGGGAGGTCCCAATGCAGGACACACATTGGAGTTTAACGGAGAAAAATATATCCTTCGTTCTATTCCGTCAGGTATTTTCCAGGGTGGAAAAGTGAATGTAATCGGTAATGGCGTCGTTCTCGACCCGTTATTGTTTAAGCAGGAAGCCGAAGCGCTTGCTGCCAGTGGTCACGACCTGACCAAACAACTTTGTATTTCCAAGAAGGCACACCTGATCCTGCCTACCCACCGTATGCTGGATGCTGCTTATGAAGCGGCTAAAGGTTCAGGTAAGATCGGTACGACCGGTAAAGGTATCGGCCCGACATATACAGACAAGATCAGCCGTAACGGTCTCCGCGTAGGTGACTTGCTGCATAACTTCGATGAAAAATATGCTGCTGCCAAAGCACGTCACGAAGCAATCCTGAAATCACTGAACTATTCTTATGATATCAAGGAACTGGAAGCTCAATGGTTTGAAGCATTGGAATATCTGAAACAATTCAACCTGATCGACAGCGAGCATGTGGTAAACAACTACCTGAAAGACGGTAAGTCTGTTTTGGCGGAAGGCGCACAGGGAACTATGCTGGATATCGACTTCGGTTCTTATCCGTTCGTTACTTCTTCGAATACGATCTGTGCCGGTTGTTGTACGGGTCTGGGCGTATCTCCGCGCAATATCGGTGAAGTATACGGTATCTTCAAGGCGTATTGTACACGTGTCGGTAGCGGTCCGTTCCCGACAGAGTTGTTCGATGAAACAGGCGATCTGCTTTGTACGTTAGGGCATGAGTTCGGTTCTGTAACAGGACGTAAACGTCGTTGCGGCTGGATCGACCTGGTAGCTTTGAAATATGCCGTTATGATCAACGGCGTAAGCCAGCTTATCATGATGAAGAGCGACGTACTCGATAGCTTCGAAACGATCAAGGCTTGTGTGGCTTACAAGATCAACGGCGAAGAAGTAACGGAATTTCCGTTCGAGATCGACGATACGATCGAACCGGTATACGTTGAACTGCCGGGTTGGAAGACTGACATGACAAAGATGCAGAGCGAAGATGAATTCCCTGAAGAATTCAACGCTTACCTTTCCTTCCTGGAAGAAGAGTTGGGTGTTCCCGTTAAAATCGTGTCAGTAGGACCTGACCGTGAACAGACAATTATCCGGTATACGGAAGAATAAACCTCATATACTATTACAAAATGGCAGAAGACCACCTCTCAGCAGGCCCATCTTCTGCCATTTTTGTTTTTGGCAGACTTTTTGTAAGACATTTCTTGTATAACACTTAATTAATTAGAGCATTATGAGCATGTATTGGATTATATTTATTGGTTTTGCCTTGTTAAGCTGGCTGGTATCTTCCCGACTGAAAAACAAGTTTGAGAAGTATTCTAAGATCCCTATGCCTAACGGTATGACCGGAAAGGACGTGGCTGAGAAGATGTTGCATGATAACGGCATTTACGACGTGAAGGTGATTTCTACTCCCGGACATTTGACAGACCATTACAATCCTGCAAATCAAACGGTGAATCTTAGTGAATCGGTATATTACAGTAATAGTATTGCTGCGGCTGCCGTTGCAGCCCATGAATGCGGTCATGCGGTACAGCATGCCACTTCGTATGCTCCGCTGAAGATGCGGTCGGCATTGGTGCCGGTGGTCAGCTTCGCTTCGAATATCATGACGTGGGTGTTGCTGGGCGGTATGTTGCTGATCCATCAGTTCCCGCAGTTGCTGCTGTTCGGTATCATTCTGTTCGCATCGACGACATTGTTCAGCTTTATCACGTTGCCGGTTGAGATCAATGCCAGCCAGCGTGCATTGGTTTGGTTGAGTAGTGCCGGCATAACGAATGTCAGTACGCATGGAATGGCGGAAGATGCTTTGCGTTCTGCTGCTTATACCTATGTGGTGGCTGCTTTGGGATCGCTGGCTACCTTATTATATTATGTAATGATCTTCCTGGGCGGAAGAAGCCGCGACTAAACGAAAATGACTGCGGCAGCGGATAAAACTGGCTGCTGCAGTGAATAGGGACTGGCTGCTGCACCCACTAAAAATAGCTGCCCGAGCCATTCTGAATGGCTCGGGCAGCTATTTTTATTTCTTCTTTTTCTTCGCTTTACGGGTATCTTTCTCCATAAAATAAACCCAGATCAGTACTCCTATAAGTAATGTCATAGGGATTGAAAAAGCCATGAGAATAT is a genomic window containing:
- a CDS encoding type II toxin-antitoxin system YafQ family toxin, which gives rise to MSIFEKVSKLLETTGNLPVEYRPHKLSGKYEGLWEYHIQSDWLLVWDQNDTELILLFTDTGSHADLF
- the mnmA gene encoding tRNA 2-thiouridine(34) synthase MnmA, with amino-acid sequence MEIAALVSGGVDSSVVVHQLKEAGYDPTIFYIRIGMEDKDGYIDCPAEEDIEITSYIARKYGCRMEVVSLHDEYWDKVVSYTIDSVKRGLTPNPDMMCNKFIKFGCFEEKWGKDFDKIATGHYATTTEIDGKVWLSTAKDPVKDQTDFLGQITRLQIQKLMFPIGHLMKSEVRAIAAEQKLPSAMRKDSQGICFLGKINYNDFIERYLGKRVGKIVELETGKVLGKHNGYWFHTIGQRKGLGLSGGPWFVIKKDIKRNIIYVSNGYDPETQYGKTINLHGFDFITEDPWGEFTDEKEITFKIRHTPDFTLGRIRRIGDLYRIESENKIQGIAPGQYGVVYDKDHHLCLGSGMIIDEEK
- a CDS encoding dipeptidyl-peptidase 3 family protein yields the protein MRNTIVSLMTAMALTACAGPKENKGQAPQEDFNYVVDQFADLQILRYQVPGFESLSLKQKQLLYHLSQAALMGRDIFFDQNCRYNLPIRRTLETIYTTYKGNREDAQFKALETYLKRVWFSSGIHHHYAEDKFVPGFTPEFFKSCLEQVDVANLPLREGQTLEQFVAEISPVIFDPSVLAKRTVQSGDQDLILASANNYYGGGVTEKEVEDFYTAMKAGKDTITPISYGLNSRLVKENGKIVEKVWKVGGLYSAAIEQIVGELQKAVPFAENDAQKAIIEKLIEYYQTGDLKTFDAYSILWVEDTTSDVDFVNGFIETYGDPLGMKASWESTVNFINKEATKRTKIISDNAQWFEDHSPVDKRFKKEKVKGVSAKVITIAMLGGDCYPATPIGINLPNADWIRRDHGSKSVTIENITEAYDKASQGNGFSEEFVWSDVEREALKKYGFITDNLHTDLHECLGHGSGKLLPDTESGALKAYDSTLEEARADLFGLYYLGDPKLVELGLVPDAEAYKAEYYKYIMNGLMTQLVRIEAGKNVEEAHMRNRQLIAQWAYENGKADNVIEYKKRDGKTYVIVNDYEKLRNLFGTLLAEVQRIKSEGDFASGKKLVEDYGVKVDQTLHDEVLARYAKLNLAPYKGFVNPVMKEVKNDNGEVTDIVLDYTEGYTDQMLRYSNDYSFLPSYND
- a CDS encoding DNA alkylation repair protein, producing MLQEQLREIKIQLRMAMNGVTSTSMREKGINYKLNFGVPLPEIKQIAAMHEPGSELAAALWKEDIREFKILASMLQPADDFPFDQAKQWVKEIPYLEIAEQCSRNLFCKLTYVDNLLLGLIFNVEDEYARTVAYLIWAELFKEGKTVVAPVRAAFIVECMRTIAWSDFGATWKEKQAAVKAMKFYGRQSADHAKQMLSGFDEFPEFMDTPEGQEIYNDLKFEFEYYS
- a CDS encoding Fur family transcriptional regulator, whose amino-acid sequence is MDEKKYIEMKQSFTEYLTEKKLRKTEERYAIFECICRFSGHFDMYSLQEKLEETNFHVSKATLYNTLDVLEDGGLIVRHQLNAQSVQYELRALAETHLHLICMKCGAIREMKDSMLKKDVNNLKISRFTPEFHALYIYGICSKCKFKLQQKNGK
- a CDS encoding adenylosuccinate synthase is translated as MKVDVLLGLQWGDEGKGKVVDVLTPNYDVITRFQGGPNAGHTLEFNGEKYILRSIPSGIFQGGKVNVIGNGVVLDPLLFKQEAEALAASGHDLTKQLCISKKAHLILPTHRMLDAAYEAAKGSGKIGTTGKGIGPTYTDKISRNGLRVGDLLHNFDEKYAAAKARHEAILKSLNYSYDIKELEAQWFEALEYLKQFNLIDSEHVVNNYLKDGKSVLAEGAQGTMLDIDFGSYPFVTSSNTICAGCCTGLGVSPRNIGEVYGIFKAYCTRVGSGPFPTELFDETGDLLCTLGHEFGSVTGRKRRCGWIDLVALKYAVMINGVSQLIMMKSDVLDSFETIKACVAYKINGEEVTEFPFEIDDTIEPVYVELPGWKTDMTKMQSEDEFPEEFNAYLSFLEEELGVPVKIVSVGPDREQTIIRYTEE